The segment CGGACGAAGGCCATGGTGGTGGCGATCGCCTGGGTGCCGGAGCCCTTCTTGGTGGCGGCGTAGGCCTTCTCGTCCGGGAGGTTGAGGGGCTTGGCACGCACCACGCGGGTGGGGACATAGCCGCCGAGGCCGGCGCGGCGGTCGTGCATGTACTGGATTTCCTCGGACTTCGCGCCCGGGTGGTAGTAGGGCGGGTAGCCCTCTTCGAGCTGCTTGTCCGTGATGGGGATGTGCAGCCGGTCCCGGAAGCGCTTGAGGTCGTCGGTGGTGAGCTTCTTCATCTGGTGGGTCGCGTTGCGGCCCTCGAAGTTCGGCCCGAGGGTCCAGCCCTTGACGGTCTGGGCCAGGATGACGGTCGGCTGGCCCTTGTGCTCCTTGGCCGCCTTGTACGCCGCGTAGATCTTCTTGTGGTCGTGACCGCCGCGGCCCAGGTGCAGGATCTGGTCGTCGCTGAGGCCCTCGACCATGCCGCGCAGCCGCTGGTCGTCGCCGAAGAAGTGCTGGCGGATGTACGCGCCGGTCTCGGTGGCGTACGTCTGGAACTGGCCGTCGGGCGTGGTGTTGAGCTTGTTGACCAGCACGCCGTCGCGGTCCTGGGCGAGCAGCGGGTCCCAGCTGCGGTCCCAGATGAGCTTGATGACATTCCAGCCGGCGCCCCGGAACTGGGACTCCAGCTCCTGGATGATCTTGCCGTTGCCGCGCACCGGGCCGTCGAGCCGCTGGAGGTTGCAGTTGACGACGAAGGTGAGGTTGTCCAGGCCCTCGCGGGCGGCCAGGGAGAGCTGGCCGAGGGACTCGGGCTCGTCCATCTCGCCGTCGCCGAGGTAGGCCCACACATGCGAGGCGGAGGTGTCGGCGATGCCGCGCGCCTGCATGTAGCGGTTCATCCGGGCCTGGTAGATCGCCCCGAGGGGGCCGAGGCCCATGGAGACGGTCGGGAACTCCCAGAAGTCCGGCATGAGGCGCGGGTGGGGGTACGAGGACAGGCCGTAGGGGGCCTTGGACTTCTCCTGCCGGAAGGCGTCGAGCTGCTGCTCGCTCAGCCGGTCCAGGAGGAACGCGCGGGCGTAGACGCCCGGCGAGGCGTGCCCCTGGAAGAAGATCTGGTCGCCGCCGTCGCCGCCGTCCTTGCCCCGGAAGAAGTGGTTGAAGCCCACGTCGTACAGGGAGGCGGAGGAGGCGAACGTGGCGATGTGGCCGCCGACGCCGATACCGGGCCGCTGAGCACGGGACACCATGACCGCCGCGTTCCAGCGGGTCGCGTTCAGGACCTTGCGCTCGATCTCCTCGTTGCCGGGGAAGAACGGCTCGTCCTTGGTCGCGATGGTGTTCACGTAGTCCGTGCTGCGCATCTCGGGCACGGCCACACGCTTTTCGCGGGCGCGCTCGATGAGGCGCAGCATCAGGTAGCGGGCGCGCTCGCGTCCGCGCTCGTCGATAGCGGCGTCAAGCGAGTCGAGCCATTCCGCCGTCTCCTCGGGATCGAAATCCGGGACCTGGCTGGGAAGGCCACCAATGATGATCGGGTTGCGATCGGATCCGGAAGCCACGCTGTTCCTTCGCTACTAGGTCTTGCTCTGCTGGGTCGCGCCGCCTCCATCGTGTACCGCGTCACTCGAAATCGTCATCTCTACTGAGCGGTAACAGCCACGTACTGAGACAGACCCCTTACAGGGTCCTCGGTGCCCCTTGCGTGGCGCTGGTGAGCCGGTCGGCCCGGGGCCCGGTGTGGCCAGGCCTCACCGAACTTTACGCCCAGTCGGACGTACGACCGACCCTGGGACTGATTCGTGGCGAACCCTGGCAAACCGCCGTGATCTGCGTCACGATTCAAGGTGCGGGTTGCGGTGACACGTCAACGTATGGGCGTGATGGGTGGTCGGGTACTTGCGCGATCCGCCGCGCCCGTGTGGACTACCGCCAATAACCCGCGCAGTGGCGGGAAGGTATCCCCCATGACAGGAGGCAAAACGTGAGCGCGACCGCGGACCACGCGGAGGAGCGGACCAACCCGGCTGGCCGGCTTGGTTTCGAGCCCGGACAGGTGGTCCAGGAGCTGGGTTACGACGATGACGTCGACCAGGAGCTCCGCGAGGGTATCGAGGAGATCACGGGCGAAGAGCTCGCTGACGAGGACTACGACGACGTTGTTGACGCCGTCATTCTGTGGTTCCGCGACGACGACGGCGACCTGACCGACGCCCTGGTCGACGCCACGTCCGCCGTCGACGACGGTGCCCAGATCTGGCTCATGACCCCGAAGACCGGCCGCGACGGACACGTCGAGCCGAGTGACATCGGAGAGGCCGCGCAGACCGCCGGCCTGGCTCAGACGAGCAGCCTCAATGTGACCAAGGACTGGACCGCCAGCCGCCTGGTCACCCCCAAGACGGCTCGGGCGGGCAAAAAGTAGGCTCCGCCCCGCACCGATGGACAAACGCGCCCCCGACGGCCTCCCGACCGTCGGGGGCGCGCTGTGTCGCGCCCGGGGCCGGTGGCAGACTGGCTGCGCCCGACGGGCCCCGGCCCCGTCACCAGAAAGGTGTTCCCATGACGATCGCCGTAGGCGACAAGGCTCCGGACTTCGAGCTGAAGAACCAGCACGGCCAGACCGTTCGGCTCGCCGACTTCCGCGGCGAGAAGAACGTCGTACTGCTGTTCTATCCCTTCGCCTTCACCGGTGTCTGCACGGGTGAGCTGTGCGCCCTGCGCGACGAGCTGCCCAGCTTCCAGAACGACGACGTGCAGCTGCTCGCGGTCTCCAACGACTCGCCGTTCACCCTGCGGGTCTTCGCCGAGAAGGAGGGCCTGGACTACCCGCTGCTCTCCGACTTCTGGCCGCACGGCGAGGCCTCGCGCGCCTACGGCGTCTTCGCCGAGGACAAGGGCTGCGCGGTGCGCGGCACCTTCGTCATCGACAAGGAGGGCGTGGTCCGCTGGACCATCGTCAACGGGCTGCCGGACGCCCGTGACCTGAGCGAGTACGCCAAGGCTCTCCAAGCGCTGTAAGAAGCGCTGTAAGAAGCCCTGTAACAGGCGGGAACCGCTCACTAGGCTCAGCGCGTTGATCCGGTTGAACACCGGATGGAACCGGCAATGCGAACAATCGGGAGGACCCGTGGGAGTCAGCCTCAGCAAGGGTGGCAACGTATCGCTGACGAAGGAGGCCCCCAACCTGACGGCCGTCATCGTCGGCCTCGGCTGGGATGCCCGCACGACCACGGGCACGGACTTCGACCTCGACGCCAGCGCGCTGCTCGCGGGCACCGAGGGCAAGGTCATCTCCGACCAGCACTTCGTGTTCTTCAACAACCTCAAGAGCCCCGACGGCTCCGTCGAGCACACCGGTGACAACACCACCGGTGAGGGCGAGGGCGACGACGAGGCGATCAAGGTGAATCTGGCCGGGGTCCCCGCCCAGGTCGCCAAGATCGTGTTCCCGGTGTCGATCTACGAGGCCGAGGCCCGTCAGCAGTCCTTCGGCCAGGTCCGCAACGCGTACATCCGCGTGGTGAACCAGGCCGACAACAAGGAGCTGGCCCGCTACGACCTCACCGAGGACGCCTCCACCGAGACCGCGATGGTCTTCGGCGAGCTCTACCGCCACGGCGCGGAGTGGAAGTTCCGGGCCATCGGGCAGGGCTACGCGTCCGGTCTGCGCGGCATCGCGCAGGACTTCGGCGTCAACGTCTGATTCACCCGTACGGTGCCGCGCGCCCGGCGCGGTGCCGTACGCCAGCCGGGGAGGAAACAGAGGACATGGGCGTCACGCTCGCCAAGGGGGGCAATGTCTCCCTCACCAAGGCCGCACCCAATCTCACCCAGGTGATGATCGGACTCGGCTGGGACGCGCGCTCCACCACCGGAGCCGACTTCGATCTCGACGCCAGCGCCCTGCTGTGCGCCTCCGGGCGGGTGCTCGGCGACGAGTACTTCGTCTTCTACAACAACCTCAAGAGCCCCGACGGCTCGGTCGAGCACACCGGCGACAACCTCACGGGTGACGGCGAGGGCGACGACGAGTCGATCCTGGTCGACCTCAGCCAGGTGCCGGCTGGCGTCGACAAGATCGTCTTTCCGGTCTCGATCCATGAGGCCGACAGCCGCGGCCAGACCTTCGGCCAGGTCAGCAACGCCTTCATCCGGGTGGTCAACCAGGCCGACCAGGCCGAACTGGCGCGCTACGACCTCTCCGAGGACGCTTCGACGGAGACCGCGATGATCTTCGGCGAGCTCTACCGCTACAACGGCGAGTGGAAGTTCCGTGCAGTCGGTCAGGGGTACGCGTCGGGGCTGCGAGGCATCGCCCTAGACTTCGGGGTCAACGTTTCGTAAAGCCGCAACCGCAATGGGAATGGGTTACCAGTGCTCCTGAGAACATTCGGCTGGTCGTTCGGCATCACAGCCGCCGGCCTGGCCCTGGCCGGCGTCCTCTGGGGCGCTGAGGGGCTCGCCATCGTGGCGATCCTCTCCGTACTGGAGATCTCGCTCTCCTTCGACAACGCCGTGATCAACGCGGGCATCCTGCGGAAGATGAACGCCTACTGGCAGAAGATCTTCCTGACCGTCGGTGTTCTGATCGCCGTCTTCGGCATGCGGCTGGTCTTCCCCGTCGTGATCGTCGCGATCACCGCGAAGCTCAGCCCGTGGGAGGCCGTGCAGCTCGCGATCAATGACAAGGATCAGTACGAGAGCCTGGTCACCAGCGCCCACCCGGCGATCGCCGCCTTCGGTGGCATCTTCCTGCTGATGATCTTCCTCGACTTCATCTTCGAGGAGCGCGAGCACCAGTGGCTCTCCTGGCTGGAGAAGCCGCTCGCCAAGCTGGGCAAGCTGGACATGCTCTCGGTCGTCATCGCGCTGACCGCGCTGCTGGTCACCTCCATGACCTTCGCCACCGACGTGGCCCACGGCGGCGGTGACAAGAGCGCCACGGTGCTGTTGTCCGGCGTCGCGGGCCTGATCACCTACCTGGTCGTGGGCGGCATCTCCGGCTACTTCGAGGACCGCCTGGAAGAGGGCGAGGAGGAGGCCGACGAGTCGGTCGCCGAGATCGCCAAGGGTGGCGGCACGAGCCCGGGCGCCTCCGCCGTGGGCCTGGCCGGCAAGGCCGCGTTCTTCATGTTCCTCTACCTGGAGGTCATCGACGCGTCCTTCTCCTTCGACGGTGTCATCGGCGCCTTCGCGATCACCAACGACATCTTCGAGATGGCGCTCGGTCTCGGCATCGGCGCGATGTACATCCGGTCGCTCACCGTCTACCTGGTCCGCCAGGGCACCCTGGACGACTACGTGTACCTGGAGCACGGCGCGCACTACGCGATCGGCGCCCTGGCGGGCATTCTCCTGGTCACCATCAAGTTCGAGATCAACGAGGTCATCACCGGCCTCGTCGGTGTCCTCCTGATCGGCGCTTCCTACTGGTCGTCGGTGGTGCGAAACCGGCGTGAAGGGGAAAGCTCAGGACAGGCGAACGACAAGGCGGAAGTCACTTCGGGAGTCTGATCCGGAGTCTGGGATTCCGATCGGGCAGACTCGCCGCCCCCTGCCGACGACCGGCAGGGGGCGGTTCGCGTCCAGGGGAGGGTGGAACGGTATGTGGAAGTTCCCGGGTTTTCTGCGGCCCAGCGGCGCCGCTCAGTTCGACATCGCCAACGCGCACACCGTCGAGCTGACCCGGCGGCACCCGGTGGTGTCCCTGAGCAAGCAGGGCGCCGCCACCGGCAACCTGCGGATCAATCTGTCCTGGTCCATGCGCCCCTCCGACGGGGCCTGGGACCAGCGCCACGGCTCCTGGCTGCGCCGCCAGCTCCAGCTCTTCAAGCCCGAGCCGGTGCAGGCCGCCGGGCCCGCCATGGTCAACGTCGACCTCGACCTGGCCTGCCTGTACGAGCTGGCCGACGGCACCAAGGGCGTCGTGCAGCCGCTCGGCGACTTCCTGGGCGACCTCGACGCGCCCCCGTACATACAGATGAGCGGCGACGACCGCTTCGGCGGCTCCTCCGGCGAGACGCTCTACATCAACTTCGACAAGCGCGAGGAGTTCAAGCGGCTGCTGGTCTTCGTCTACATCTACGACGGCACGCCCGCCTTCGACCGCACCCACGCCAAGGTCGAGATCTTCCCGACCTCCGGCCCCCGCATCGAGATCCCGCTCACCGAGCGCGAGCCCCAGGCCCGCTCCTGCGCGGTCGTCCTCATCGAGAACGTGAAGGGCGAGCTCACGGTGCGCCGCGAGGTCAAGTACGTCTACGGCTTCCAGGCCGAGCTCGACCGGCTCTACGGCTGGGGCCTGCAGTGGGGCCGGGGCTACAAGACGAGCGCCAGGCCCTAGCGGCGCTCCTGGAACTGCGGTCCCTGCGGGGGCAGCTTGAAGGCGGTCGGCGAGGCGAGCTGCTGGTGCGGGTAGCCGTACGCGGGCGCCGGGACGGTGGCGGGGGCCTGCTGGGGGTAGCCGTACGCCGCTGCCGGGACCGTCGGGGCGGCTGCGGGCGGGTAGCCGTAGGCGGGGCCGGCGGGCTGGGTGGCGGCGAGGGTGGGCGCCAGGGTCGGCGCGGCCAGCGGATAGCCGTCGGGCTCGGGCTCCGCCACGGCCGGCACCGGCTGGGGCACGGAGGTCGGCTCGGGGTCGGGAGCCGGCGCCGCCGTGCCGTCCTCGTCCACGGAGATGCCGAACTCGGTGGCAAGGCCGACCAGCCCGTTCACATACCCCTGGCCGAGGGCGCGGAACTTCCACCCGTCGCCCCGCCGGTACAGCTCCCCGCAGATCAGCGCCGACTCGCTGCCGGTGTCCGGCACGACGTCGAAGTAGGCCAGGGCCTCGCCGTCGCCGCCGTAGAGCGTCAGCCGCAGGTCCGAGACCAGGCCGAAGGGGCTGTCGTCGGCGGAGGCGCAGATCGCCACCCGGTCCACGCTCGGGTCGAGCGCGGACAGATCCACCTCTACGCTGTCGGTGAGGCCTTCCATGACGCTCTGCTTCGGCAGATGGCGGGCCACACCGGACGGGTGCCTGGGCTGGTTGTAAAAGACGAAGTCCGCGTCCGAGCGGACCCGTCCGTCCGGGCCGAGCAGCAGCGCCGACGCGTCGACATCCGGCACGCCGGCGCCGGGGCTCCAGCGCAGCACCGCGCGCACCCCTGATGCCTTCAGGGGGATGTTCGAGCCCTTCACCATCGCGTGCGTCATGCCGGTCATCCTGCCCTTTCGGGCGGTGTGGCCACAACGCGGCGGCGCCGTCTGTCACGACGACACGCTGAGGACGCGAGGGGGTTACCTGATTTTCACGCACGACGGGAACGCAGGTCGTATACCCACACGTACGATAATCGGCCAGATGGCGTCGGGGGACGACACCCATCACATCCACCACTCACACGGGGACACGCATGCGCCACTTCGGGCACCTCGCGCCAGACGTACGGGATGAGCTGTTCCACCGCGAGCCGCAGGAATTCACCTCCGACTCGCCCGCGCGCACGCTCGCCGTGGCCCTGGGAGCGACCCTCTACAGCCCGGCCACCCGGACCACCCTCGCCGACGCCGTCCTCAAGCAGGCCGCGCAAGGCGTCGTCTCCATGGTGCTGTGCCTGGAGGACTCCATCGACGACCGCGAGGTCGAAGGCGCCGAGGAGAACCTCGTCCGCCAGTTCGCCGACCTCGCCGCCCGGGCCGACCGCGACCAGCTGCCGCTGCTCTTCATCCGCGTCCGCACCCCCGAGCAGATCAGCGACCTCGTCCGCCGCCTCGGCGACGACGTCCGGCTGCTGTCCGGATTCGTACTCCCCAAATTCACCGAGGAAACCGGCGTCCCCTTCCTCGAAGCCCTCACCGCCGCCGAGCTCGCCTGCGGCCGGCGGCTCTTCGCCATGCCGGTGCTGGAGTCCCCGCAGCTGCTGCACCTGGAGACCCGCACCGAGACCCTGTACGGCATCTCGCGCACCGTCGACAAGTACCGCG is part of the Streptomyces sp. NBC_01262 genome and harbors:
- a CDS encoding DUF3052 domain-containing protein — its product is MSATADHAEERTNPAGRLGFEPGQVVQELGYDDDVDQELREGIEEITGEELADEDYDDVVDAVILWFRDDDGDLTDALVDATSAVDDGAQIWLMTPKTGRDGHVEPSDIGEAAQTAGLAQTSSLNVTKDWTASRLVTPKTARAGKK
- the aceE gene encoding pyruvate dehydrogenase (acetyl-transferring), homodimeric type, whose translation is MASGSDRNPIIIGGLPSQVPDFDPEETAEWLDSLDAAIDERGRERARYLMLRLIERAREKRVAVPEMRSTDYVNTIATKDEPFFPGNEEIERKVLNATRWNAAVMVSRAQRPGIGVGGHIATFASSASLYDVGFNHFFRGKDGGDGGDQIFFQGHASPGVYARAFLLDRLSEQQLDAFRQEKSKAPYGLSSYPHPRLMPDFWEFPTVSMGLGPLGAIYQARMNRYMQARGIADTSASHVWAYLGDGEMDEPESLGQLSLAAREGLDNLTFVVNCNLQRLDGPVRGNGKIIQELESQFRGAGWNVIKLIWDRSWDPLLAQDRDGVLVNKLNTTPDGQFQTYATETGAYIRQHFFGDDQRLRGMVEGLSDDQILHLGRGGHDHKKIYAAYKAAKEHKGQPTVILAQTVKGWTLGPNFEGRNATHQMKKLTTDDLKRFRDRLHIPITDKQLEEGYPPYYHPGAKSEEIQYMHDRRAGLGGYVPTRVVRAKPLNLPDEKAYAATKKGSGTQAIATTMAFVRLLKDLMRDKEIGKRFVPIAPDEYRTFGMDSLFPSAKIYNPLGQQYEAVDRDLLLAYKESPTGQMLHDGISEAGCTASLIAAGSAYATHGEPLIPIYVFYSMFGFQRTGDQFWQMGDQLARGFVLGATAGRTTLTGEGLQHADGHSHLLASTNPAVVAYDPAFGFEIAHIVKDGLRRMYGENAEDIFYYMTVYNEPIVHPAEPADVDAEGILKGIYKYRTGDAGSIPAQILASGVAVPWALEAQKILAEDWNVRADVWSATSWNELRRDAVETETHNLLHPEEEQRVPYVTRKLAGSEGPFVAVSDWMRAVPDQISRWVPGPYQSLGADGFGFADTRGAARRFFHIDAQSVVLGVLTELAKDGKIDRSVLKQAIDRYQLLDVSAAHPGAAGGDA
- a CDS encoding TerD family protein; this encodes MGVSLSKGGNVSLTKEAPNLTAVIVGLGWDARTTTGTDFDLDASALLAGTEGKVISDQHFVFFNNLKSPDGSVEHTGDNTTGEGEGDDEAIKVNLAGVPAQVAKIVFPVSIYEAEARQQSFGQVRNAYIRVVNQADNKELARYDLTEDASTETAMVFGELYRHGAEWKFRAIGQGYASGLRGIAQDFGVNV
- a CDS encoding TerD family protein, with the translated sequence MGVTLAKGGNVSLTKAAPNLTQVMIGLGWDARSTTGADFDLDASALLCASGRVLGDEYFVFYNNLKSPDGSVEHTGDNLTGDGEGDDESILVDLSQVPAGVDKIVFPVSIHEADSRGQTFGQVSNAFIRVVNQADQAELARYDLSEDASTETAMIFGELYRYNGEWKFRAVGQGYASGLRGIALDFGVNVS
- a CDS encoding TerD family protein — translated: MWKFPGFLRPSGAAQFDIANAHTVELTRRHPVVSLSKQGAATGNLRINLSWSMRPSDGAWDQRHGSWLRRQLQLFKPEPVQAAGPAMVNVDLDLACLYELADGTKGVVQPLGDFLGDLDAPPYIQMSGDDRFGGSSGETLYINFDKREEFKRLLVFVYIYDGTPAFDRTHAKVEIFPTSGPRIEIPLTEREPQARSCAVVLIENVKGELTVRREVKYVYGFQAELDRLYGWGLQWGRGYKTSARP
- a CDS encoding peroxiredoxin translates to MTIAVGDKAPDFELKNQHGQTVRLADFRGEKNVVLLFYPFAFTGVCTGELCALRDELPSFQNDDVQLLAVSNDSPFTLRVFAEKEGLDYPLLSDFWPHGEASRAYGVFAEDKGCAVRGTFVIDKEGVVRWTIVNGLPDARDLSEYAKALQAL
- a CDS encoding DUF475 domain-containing protein; its protein translation is MLLRTFGWSFGITAAGLALAGVLWGAEGLAIVAILSVLEISLSFDNAVINAGILRKMNAYWQKIFLTVGVLIAVFGMRLVFPVVIVAITAKLSPWEAVQLAINDKDQYESLVTSAHPAIAAFGGIFLLMIFLDFIFEEREHQWLSWLEKPLAKLGKLDMLSVVIALTALLVTSMTFATDVAHGGGDKSATVLLSGVAGLITYLVVGGISGYFEDRLEEGEEEADESVAEIAKGGGTSPGASAVGLAGKAAFFMFLYLEVIDASFSFDGVIGAFAITNDIFEMALGLGIGAMYIRSLTVYLVRQGTLDDYVYLEHGAHYAIGALAGILLVTIKFEINEVITGLVGVLLIGASYWSSVVRNRREGESSGQANDKAEVTSGV
- a CDS encoding TerD family protein; this translates as MTHAMVKGSNIPLKASGVRAVLRWSPGAGVPDVDASALLLGPDGRVRSDADFVFYNQPRHPSGVARHLPKQSVMEGLTDSVEVDLSALDPSVDRVAICASADDSPFGLVSDLRLTLYGGDGEALAYFDVVPDTGSESALICGELYRRGDGWKFRALGQGYVNGLVGLATEFGISVDEDGTAAPAPDPEPTSVPQPVPAVAEPEPDGYPLAAPTLAPTLAATQPAGPAYGYPPAAAPTVPAAAYGYPQQAPATVPAPAYGYPHQQLASPTAFKLPPQGPQFQERR